The following proteins come from a genomic window of Candidatus Krumholzibacteriia bacterium:
- a CDS encoding HD domain-containing protein, whose translation MASREIFLRDTIHGIITLDLESQADQLIWDLVNTPEFQRLRRIKQLGLTNLVYQGGEHTRFAHSIGVMYLTGRILEQLSKSEEITAKEKLWTRVAALLHDLGHGPFSHVSEAVLGVSHEEWTRRIILDSSTEVNRVLREFHPQLPRRIIDVLNHRLQKKFLSRVISGQLDADRLDYLLRDSTMTGVKYGIFDLERLILGLEALRDEDHDSVIIGAKGFHPTEAYLLARYHMYRQVYFHKTVWSAQAMFISLIRRVQELLRREELHYAPDGHPVIRILAGEEMELTDYLLLDDAELKVCMKIWMREKDPVLSDMARRLIHRDLYKVRLFHAPASETEFKELRERAWNLMREKYGSEVKYRFLFEDATDIFYRQYDPGQLASSGIMVRQRDGSIREIDEISPSIQALEAVYPMHMWCFPEEDRETMNAVLPGQEDSEDEGEEKEGTGGGELWGQST comes from the coding sequence ATGGCTTCACGAGAAATCTTCCTTCGCGACACGATTCACGGAATTATCACTCTGGACCTTGAGAGCCAGGCTGATCAACTGATCTGGGATCTGGTCAATACGCCGGAGTTTCAGCGCCTGCGGCGCATCAAGCAACTGGGGCTGACGAACCTGGTCTACCAGGGCGGCGAGCACACCCGTTTTGCCCATAGTATCGGTGTCATGTACCTCACCGGTCGCATTCTGGAGCAGCTTTCCAAGAGCGAAGAGATCACCGCCAAGGAAAAACTCTGGACTCGCGTGGCCGCCCTGCTCCACGACCTCGGGCACGGCCCCTTCAGCCATGTCTCTGAAGCTGTCCTCGGGGTGAGCCACGAAGAGTGGACCCGACGCATCATTCTGGATTCCTCCACAGAGGTGAACCGGGTTCTCCGGGAGTTTCATCCGCAGCTTCCGCGCCGGATTATCGATGTCCTGAATCACCGCCTGCAGAAGAAGTTCCTCAGCCGAGTGATCAGCGGACAACTGGATGCAGACCGCCTGGACTACCTGCTTCGCGACAGCACGATGACAGGGGTGAAATACGGGATCTTCGATTTGGAGAGACTGATTCTCGGACTGGAAGCTCTGCGCGATGAAGATCACGATTCGGTGATCATCGGCGCGAAGGGCTTCCATCCCACGGAGGCCTACCTGCTCGCCCGCTATCACATGTACCGGCAGGTGTATTTTCACAAGACGGTCTGGAGCGCTCAGGCCATGTTCATCTCCCTGATTCGCCGGGTTCAGGAGCTTCTCCGCCGGGAGGAGCTGCATTATGCCCCGGATGGTCATCCGGTGATCCGTATTCTGGCAGGAGAGGAAATGGAGCTTACCGATTACCTGCTGCTTGATGACGCAGAACTGAAGGTCTGTATGAAAATCTGGATGCGCGAAAAAGATCCCGTTCTCAGCGACATGGCACGCCGTCTGATTCATCGGGACCTCTACAAGGTTCGCCTCTTCCACGCCCCTGCAAGTGAAACCGAGTTCAAGGAACTGAGGGAAAGGGCCTGGAACCTCATGCGGGAGAAGTACGGCTCTGAGGTGAAGTACCGTTTTCTCTTTGAGGATGCGACGGACATTTTCTATCGCCAGTATGATCCGGGCCAACTGGCCTCGAGCGGGATCATGGTGAGGCAAAGAGACGGGAGCATTCGCGAAATCGACGAAATCAGCCCCAGCATCCAGGCGCTGGAAGCGGTGTATCCCATGCACATGTGGTGTTTCCCGGAAGAGGACCGAGAGACCATGAACGCTGTCCTTCCGGGACAAGAGGACAGCGAAGACGAGGGTGAAGAGAAAGAAGGAACTGGCGGAGGCGAACTCTGGGGTCAGTCCACCTGA
- a CDS encoding redoxin domain-containing protein: MILPVGHIAPDFNLINQTHQRSRLYDLSGPKAILFFPTAFSFYCGNKIPGVDALGADLKKAGFQHFLAISRESP, from the coding sequence ATGATCCTGCCCGTTGGACACATTGCCCCGGACTTCAATCTCATCAACCAGACCCATCAGCGCAGCAGGCTCTATGATCTGTCGGGCCCGAAGGCCATTCTCTTCTTTCCCACAGCCTTTTCCTTTTATTGCGGGAACAAGATCCCCGGTGTTGATGCACTGGGCGCGGATCTGAAAAAAGCAGGGTTTCAGCATTTTCTGGCGATCAGCCGGGAAAGCCCCTGA
- a CDS encoding redoxin domain-containing protein — MDNRVACEWGTYIPSGTQRVNKRAFFLLDEENRIRYSHDITLKPSGFDLVWILSNLDSILGDPPPEPAPWDGPIPEEEEMPTGEIPAPGEEAPDFEVMESHMNPVALQDFRGRRVVLLFYQHDYSLACSELLLDYASQRGEFEKRDTVVLAINRDNPYTHRAFAKEFGFNDSHLLSDMNGAVARRWGLFVGGAERAHKKAVFLLDEKGRVLWSEVLKTQESLLPAREILAKLDELAD, encoded by the coding sequence ATGGACAATCGCGTGGCTTGCGAGTGGGGGACCTACATTCCCTCCGGAACACAACGAGTAAACAAACGCGCCTTCTTCCTTCTCGATGAAGAAAACCGGATTCGCTACTCCCATGACATCACCCTGAAGCCCTCCGGTTTTGATCTCGTCTGGATTCTTTCAAACCTGGACAGCATTCTCGGCGATCCTCCCCCGGAGCCCGCACCCTGGGACGGCCCGATCCCGGAGGAAGAGGAAATGCCGACAGGAGAGATTCCGGCACCCGGAGAAGAGGCCCCCGATTTCGAAGTCATGGAAAGCCATATGAATCCGGTAGCTCTTCAGGACTTTCGGGGCCGGCGCGTGGTTCTGCTGTTTTACCAGCATGACTACTCTCTTGCCTGCAGCGAACTGCTTCTCGACTATGCGTCTCAGCGCGGGGAATTCGAAAAACGCGACACCGTGGTTCTCGCCATCAACCGGGACAACCCCTACACGCACCGGGCTTTTGCCAAGGAGTTTGGTTTTAACGACAGCCATCTTCTCTCGGACATGAACGGAGCGGTGGCTCGCCGCTGGGGGCTCTTCGTCGGAGGAGCTGAGCGTGCGCACAAAAAGGCCGTTTTTCTGCTGGACGAAAAGGGGCGGGTGCTCTGGAGCGAGGTTCTGAAAACGCAGGAGTCCCTGCTTCCGGCAAGAGAGATTCTCGCAAAACTGGACGAATTGGCTGATTGA